A genomic stretch from Telopea speciosissima isolate NSW1024214 ecotype Mountain lineage chromosome 7, Tspe_v1, whole genome shotgun sequence includes:
- the LOC122669538 gene encoding TSL-kinase interacting protein 1-like, with the protein MKTAGKQRRKKDNASLKSNTTISISSSRGKTSAKKTSPQKCKSAHEMCRLSGKNETDLAGKAEHVVSSKTTQALGHPSLDRVGISETENNVPKHGQTLKPSMKIKLQLFPIDERTRLGLEKDGYNPHLELTLKAQKKIHSVVKHLNMKWGSSSIAVGELMLFPYSICMENIAAYERWSLKDIDTSAADVYTMIGKPSIFRLRYGWLSNLVPENLRLPLTSSGFEDCLQTEGIQRGFSKNVKIMEGEKQGCEDDLRTSQGVSLSSLAWDDCLTNISIGGLLSDASLQGNTKCYDPVPVGNDLCLQQVPFSSDSFDVAISNLIRGRAQGLRPSSNGSHSSILDAEETCHAFSFQKLSSPGENVLPASRSAHAGSCSQDAGSKSFKISNLFEVGNQAESCRELAPQEPKDDLLPQTQGVNNLESSVGLADIKWTDSLGPLDLGLSFSQRINSGESISLSGFFGSSLDAFQSCSFFARDGKVPTT; encoded by the exons ATGAAAACTGCTGGGAAGCAAAGGAGAAAAAAGGATAACGCTTCACTAAAGAGCAATACAACTATAAGCATTAGTTCCTCCAGAGGCAAAACATCTGCAAAGAAAACTAGTCCTCAGAAGTGCAAATCGGCGCATGAGATGTGCCGTCTGAGTG GTAAAAATGAGACTGATTTGGCTGGAAAAGCTGAACACGTTGTGTCTTCTAAAACAACTCAAGCATTGGGTCATCCGTCTTTGGACAGAGTGGGTAtttcagaaacagaaaataatgtGCCCAAGCATGGACAGACACTAAAACCTTCCATGAAGATCAAGCTCCAGCTTTTCCCAATAGATGAACGCACTCGCTTAGGACTGGAAAag GATGGCTATAATCCACACTTGGAGCTTACTTTGAAAGCTCAAAAAAAGATACACTCAGTGGTGAAGCATCTCAATATGAAGTGGGGAAGTTCAAGCATAGCAGTGGGAGAGCTCATGCTTTTCCCATACAGCATATGTATGGAAAATATAGCTGCGTACGAAAGATGGTCTTTGAAGGACATTGATACTAGTGCAGCAGATGTATATACAATGATTGGCAAGCCTTCTATTTTCCGTTTGAG GTATGGCTGGCTCTCTAATTTAGTGCCTGAAAACCTTCGGTTACCTCTTACCTCCAGTGGTTTTGAAGATTGTTTACAAACTGAAGGCATACAAAGAGGTTTTAGTAAGAATGTGAAGATCATGGAAGGAGAAAAGCAAGGATGTGAG GATGATCTGAGAACAAGCCAGGGAGTTTCATTATCATCGCTAGCATGGGATGATTGTCTTACAAACATTAGCATTGGAGGTCTACTGTCGGACGCATCCTTGCAGGGTAACACCAAATGTTATGATCCAGTGCCTGTTGGGAATGATTTGTGCTTGCAGCAAGTTCCATTCAGCTCTGATTCATTTGATGTTGCTATTTCGAATCTTATACGTGGTCGTGCTCAAGGCCTGAGGCCATCCTCAAATGGATCTCATTCATCCATCTTGGATGCGGAAGAAACATGCCATGCATTTTCATTTCAAAAGTTGTCTTCACCTGGTGAAAATGTACTCCCTGCTTCAAGAAGTGCTCATGCTGGATCTTGCAGTCAGGATGCTGGTTCCAAGTCATTCAAAATCTCCAATTTGTTTGAG GTGGGAAACCAAGCTGAATCCTGCCGGGAACTTGCTCCACAAGAACCAAAGGATGACTTGCTACCTCAGACACAAGGAGTAAATAACCTAGAAAGTAGCGTTGGGCTGGCAGACATCAAATGG ACTGATTCGTTGGGTCCCTTAGACCTGGGGTTATCATTCTCTCAGCGGATCAACAGTGGGGAAAGTATTAGCCTCAGTGGTTTCTTTGGCAGCAGTCTAGATGCATTCCAAAGCTGCTCATTCTTTGCAAGAGATGGGAAGGTTCCTACTActtga
- the LOC122669540 gene encoding uncharacterized protein LOC122669540 yields MLLAVEGGGFFSSSASGYSKGLTLLLLGRKDEERPMRVSPWNQYQLVVQEADSDLQLAPGKNRVTHGCAAFVCFGRAAAGLEGPSPPKVGPVQQQDVVAESLAVSGKNKDCISHHGDDRSIKQGCLKSSLKKSSNYAPNQLASGESDLHETSGETVSETPSCTERRKVQWTDAYGKELVEIREFELSDVGFSDEELETKNEQRCACVIM; encoded by the exons ATGTTATTGGCAGTCGAAGGGGGAgggttcttttcttcttcagcttCTGGATATAGCAAGGGTCTGACCCTTCTTCTATTGGGTCGGAAGGACGAAGAAAGACCCATGAGAGTGTCACCGTGGAATCAATACCAGTTGGTGGTGCAAGAAGCTGATTCTGACCTCCAGCTGGCTCCTGGGAAGAATCGGGTGACCCATGGATGTGCTGCCTTTGTTTGCTTTGGTCGTGCTGCCGCAGGACTCGAGGGCCCCTCCCCTCCAAAAGTGGGTCCTGTCCAGCAGCAGGATGTTGTGGCAGAGTCTCTTGCTGTTTCTGGTAAGAATAAGGATTGTATCTCTCATCATGGGGATGATAGAAGCATAAAACAAGGCTGTCTCAAGAGCAGCTTAAAGAAGTCTTCCAATTACGCCCCAAATCAATTAGCTAGTGGGGAGAGTGATTTGCATGAGACATCAGGTGAAACAGTTAGTGAAACCCCTAGTTGTACTGAAAGGAGGAAAGTGCAATGGACGGATGCTTATGGGAAAGAacttgttgagattagggaATTTGAACTCAG CGATGTAGGTTTTTCAGATGAggaattagaaacaaaaaatgaacagagATGTGCATGTGTGATTATGTAG
- the LOC122669542 gene encoding light-harvesting complex-like protein OHP2, chloroplastic, with amino-acid sequence MSVASSSIPCVKISISSCSSSATTTCSSSSSSSSSFKFSATKASITIRNSKAEGPLRRPVAPPLRQPSDPVKPLPPSPSPPSAPTKPASVVEVSQVSDPNVITLEFQRKMAKELQEYFRQKKLEQADQGPYFGFIGKNEIANGRWAMFGFAVGLLTEFATGSDFVDQVKILLSNFGIIDLE; translated from the exons ATGTCTgtagcttcttcttcaatcccctGCGTTAAAATCTCAATTTCTTCATGTTCTTCCTCAGCAACAACTACCtgctcttcatcatcttcttcgtcttcttccttcaaattCTCTGCCACAAAGGCTTCCATTACCATAAGGAATTCAAAAGCTGAAGGACCTCTCAGGAGACCCGTTGCCCCTCCTTTGAGACAACCCTCTGATCCTGTCAAACCCCTCCCTCCATCTCCGTCTCCTCCTTCAGCCCCTACGAAGCCGGCCTCAGTGGTTGAGGTATCCCAGGTATCGGATCCTAACGTAATTACTTTGGAGTTTCAAAGGAAGATGGCTAAAGAGCTTCAGGAGTACTTTCGGCAGAAGAAGCTCGAACAGGCGGACCAGGGACCCTACTTTGGATTCATTGGAAAGAACGAAATTGCCAATGGCAG ATGGGCAATGTTTGGTTTTGCTGTGGGGCTGCTAACAGAGTTCGCAACAGGTTCAGATTTTGTTGATCAAGTAAAGATCCTTCTCTCCAATTTTGGGATAATTGATCTGGAATGA